From Helicobacter sp. MIT 99-5507:
TTATTTTGTAATTCTTTTAGATTTGATTTTATATCACCTATCCAAATAGAATTAATCATTGCAATCATATCATTAGAATCTAATTTAGTATTTTGAAATTTAGCTATGTTTCTAGTATTTATGCCACCAATAGCACATATTGGTATATTTATCATTTCTTTTGCTTGATTTAATATATCAATATTTACAACCTTTGCATTTTGCTTTGTTTTGCTTTGAAAAATACTTCCAAATGCAACATAATTAGCACCAAGATTCTGGTATCTAAGCGCCCTATTTATATCTCCATAACAAGAGATTCCAATAATTCCACTAAAATTTTTTCTTAAAACCTCAAAGCTTATATTTTCATCATCTTTACCTATATGAATCCCATTTATATTTAATTTTATAGCTAATTCCACTCTATCATTTAAAATAAAATCTACTTTATTCTTTTTACATATATCATTTAATTCTAAGCATAATGTAGAAATATCACTATCTTTTGCACTCTTGTTTCTAAATTGAAATATTTTACAACCGCCTTCTATTGCCAATTCTAGCATATTTGGCAATTTTGTAGCTGGTGTTAGAATCTCATCACTAATTGCATAGAATCTCAATATGCTATTCCATTTTCTAATAATCTATCTCTAATATATCTCATTTGTATATTTTTATCAAAACACCATTTTGGGGCAACAAGACTATCATCATGAGCACCAGCAGAAATTCTTTGCACTACTACATTATGCGGAATTAATTTTAATGATTGCACTATCAAATCTGCATAATTTTCCAGTGAAATTGGCTCGTATTTATTAGCATTATACATTTTCTCTATTGCAGTATCTTTTACTATATAAAGTGGATGGATTTTTATTCCATCAATTCCCCAGCTTAAGACTTCTTTTAGTGATGCAATCATCATTTCATTATTTTCTTTTGGTAATCCATATATCAAATGAATACACACTTTTATGCCATATTTTCTAGTTTTTTGCACCAATTCTTTTGCACCAGCTATCCCATGTCCTCTATTTATTAATCTAAGCGTAGAATCAAAAATTGATTGTATGCCATATTCAAGCCAAATTTCTTTTTTATTTTTTACATAATTGCCAAGTAATTCCAAGATTCTATCTTCTATGCAATCCGTTCTAGTCCCTATTGATAAACCAACCACATTTGGTAATTTTAAGCCCTCATTGTATAGAGTTTCTAATGTATCATATGGAGCATAAGTATTACTAAAAGATTGAAAATATAACATATATTTATTTGTGCCAAATTTATCATTATGTGATTTAGAATAGTTATAAAATTGCGATTTAAGCGTCTCTACCTGCTTATCTAATATTGGATTATAAGTAAGATTGAAATTCATATTTATATTTGATTTTTCAAGTGAGAGTAAAGATGGTGAAAATGTCTCATTTTTGCAATAGGTGCAACCACCTTTTGCAACACTGCCATCAATATTTGGACATGTAAAACCCTGCAAAGATATAGGCACTTTTCTTACCATTTGTCTATATCTTGATTTAAAATACCTTCCAATAGTGAGTATTTGCTTCATATTTTCTTTATCTAATATATCCATATTTATATGATATATTGTCTATCAAAACAAGCTTTGCAGTAACTTTCTCCATTATTTGCTTCATAGCCAATACTCTTATACAAGCCATCTAATGATAGAAAATGCAAAGAATCTGCATTGATAAAATCTCGCACTTCCTCTATACTTTTTGTCGCTGATATTAAATGAGATTCATCTGGTGTATCAACTCCATAATAACAAGGCGATATTGTTTGAGGTGAAGCAACAACTAAATGTATTTTTTTTGCACCTGCTTTTCTTAAGATTTTTATAATTTGCTTGCTTGTAGTGCCACGAACAATGCTATCATCAATTACTATTATTTCTTTATCTTTAATTATTTCTTTTATAGGATTTAATTTTAACCTAACTTTTAATTCTCTATTTGATTGCGTAGGCTCAATAAATGTCCTACCAATATAGTGATTTCTAACGATTCCTAATTCAAATGGAATCTTGCTTTCTTGTGAATACCCAATAGCAGATATTACTCCGCTATCTGGCACTGGTATCACTAAATCAGCCTTAATTTTACATTCTTTTGCAAGCTCAATTCCCATATTTTTTCTAACCTCATAAACGCATTTGTTAAATACAAAGCTATCTGGGCGTGAAAAATACACAAACTCAAATATACATTTTTTTGGTTTTGGAGGGAAAATCTGCACACTCTCAAAAGTTGCATTATCATCTTTTAGACTAAAAATAAGCATTTCACCTGGATTTATATCGCGAATATATTTTGCATCTATCAAATCAAAAGCACAAGTTTCACTAGCTACAACATATCCTTTTGTGCCATCTTCATTTTTTACTTCACCCAAAGAAAACGGTCTAAATCCATATTGATCTCTTATTGCAAATAATTTTCCTCTACTTAAAATGACAAATGAATATGCACCACTTATATGAGATAATGCCTCAATAATCCTATCTTGTAATTTTTCTGCTTTACTTTGGGCTATTAGATGTATTAGATTCTCTGTATCTAAGTGACTTTGGAAAATTGCACCTTTAGATATCAATTTGTCTCTTACCTCTTTTGTATTTACTAGATTCCCATTGTGGGCTACTGCAATTTGTCCTAGTGAATATCTAGCAAAAATTGGCTGCACATCACATTTAGAATCTTCACCAGCGGTAGAATATCTATTGTGTCCTATGCTTATATTTCCTACTAATTTTTGTAATCCATCACTAAATACATTAGTAACCAATCCTTCACCTTTTTGAGTGATGATATTACAACCATTAGAAGTTGAGATACCACTTGATTCTTGCCCTCTATGTTGCATTGCAAATAATGAATAATAACACAAAGTTGCTGACCGATTTGAGTTAAAAACACCTACAACAGCACATTTTTCATTAAGTGAATCCATATTAAAACCTTAATGCATCTTCTATGCTATAAAAACCATTTTTTTGTTTAATCAACCATTTACCAACATCTATTGCCCCATTTGCAAATGTCATTCTACTTGTAGCATTATGTATTAATTCTATATATTCTCCATCAAGATAGAATCCTACACTATGACGACCTACAACATCTCCACCACGAAGAGCCATAACAGCAATTTCATCTTTACTTCTTTTTCCAATCATTCCATCCCTACCGCTTATCCTAACTTTGTTGATATCTAAATCTCTTGCTTCTGCACAACTCTTAGCAAGTCTCAAAGCTGTTCCAGATGGAGAATCTTTCTTTTCTCTATGATGGATTTCTACTATTTCTATATCACTATCTTTTAGAGTGCTTGATACTATTTGTGCTAATTTATTTAGGACAACGATACCTTTTGACATATTTGATGCATACAATATTGGCATTTTTTGTGATGCAACAATCATTAAATCTTGCTGCATTTTATCTAATCCAGTAGTTCCAATAACAATTGGTCTTTGAACTTTATCAATAGCCATATCAAGTAGTAATTTTGTTGCTTCTGGAGAAGAAAAATCAATGATTAAATCACTAGATTCTAAAAATACGCTAATATCATTTGTTACCAAAACACCTTGCGGTATGGAATATTGAAGTTCATTTCTTACATATACACAAGATAAATTTGCTTCTTTATCTTTTTGTAATGCTTCTATTAATAACTTACCAATTCTTCCTGTCGCCCCAAAGATTCCAATACCTAACATTTTTATACCTTGAGATTTAAAATTATCCTATAGATTGTAAATATTCTATCGCACTTAATGCTGCTGTAGCACCATCACCAGCTGCAATAACTACTTGTTTTAGAGATGCTTCTCTTATATCACCTGCTGCAAATAATCCTTCTACTGATGTTTTCATTTTTAGATCTACTACAACCTGTCCCATTTCATTAATCTTACAAAGCATACTTCCATCATCTTGCTTTAAGATTCCAGTATTTACATCATATCCAACAAATACAAAAATTCCAGGAATATTTAATTCTCTTTTTTCATTTGTTTCTAAGTTATTTATCCTTATTCCTGTAACTCCGCTGTTATCTCCATATATTTCTTCTACAATTACTGAAGTTAATATTTCAATTTTTGGATTCTTTTTTACATGTTCAACTGTAATAGGAACTGCTCTAAATTCATTTCTTCTATGGATTAAATATACTTTGCTACACATTCTAGTAAGATAAATTGCCTCTTCAAGTGCCGTATCTCCACCACCAAGAACAGCAACTTCTTTGTTTTTATAAAAGAATCCATCACAAGTAGCACAAGTGCTAACTCCTCTTCCTATAAATTCATCTTCACCTTTTATATTTGCTCTTTTTGGTCTTCCGCCTGTGCATAATATTACAGCTTTTGATTGGATTGTGCTTCCATCGCTTAATTTAATGTCAAAATGATTAGTATTTTTTGATACCATTTGAACTTCATTCATATTATGAACTAAACCAAATCGAAAACATTGTTCCTGCCATGGTTGCATAAAATCAATACCGCTCATAACATCTTTTACACCAGGGTAATTTTCTATTTCACTACTACTTGTAATTTGTCCTCCAGGCATTCCACGTTCAAATAATACTACATCTTTTATTCCGCCTCTAGTTGCATATAAGCCAGCAGATAGACCAGCAGGACCACCGCCAATAATTGCTAAATTAATCATTATTCACCTTTTTTATATTTATCAAAACTAAAACTTTACTACCTTGCTTATTTGAATAAACTTAAAAGAACTCTTTTTCTTTATCAAAAAATATGATGGTAAATTTGTTATATGAAAATTATTAGATAATTTTAATAATGTATTCATTCCAGCACTAAGTGGAATGATATTGTCTTTTATATCTTTATTTGTATCTTGATAAAAATCAATAGCTAAAATTTCAAGATTATACTCATTTGGTATTTTCTTTATTATATCAAATATATTGCTTGATTTAGAATTATAAAAAATTACTATATATTCATCATTTAAAGGTGAGAATATATAGTCTTTACCATATAACACACTATTTTGAAAATCAATAAACTTAAATTTACTAAAAGTCCATTGAAAATAAAAAAATGATGCTGCTAAGAATAAAACAGCAAAAAATGGTAAAAGAAATGAAAATCTCAAAGGATAATTTAACTATTACAATAAAGAATTTATTTTATCCCTTAAAACTTGCTCTGAAGTAACACCTATCATTTGTGCAACAACTTCACCATTTTTCATAAAGATTATTGTAGGAACACTTCTTATGCCAAATTTTGATGCTAAATCATTTTCTTCATCAGTATTTACCTTGCAAATATTTGCTTTTCCTTCAAACTCATCTACTAATTTTTCGATTATAGGATTAAGCATTTTACAAGGACCGCACCAAGGAGCCCAAAAATCTACTAAAGATACACCATTATTCGTGATACTCTCAAAATTATCATTGTTTAATTCTATATATTTACTCATTTTTAATTCTCCTAATTAAATTTAAAATTACTAAGGGCATATTCTAGCATAAATTTAAAATAAAATATTTCAACCATAACTAACATTGCTAAAAAAATCTATTTTATCTCTACATATCCTAATTACATCTACACTATATATAACATCAATATTGTTTTTACTTAAATATATATCTATAGATTTGTAGATTCTCTCTAATTTCTTTTGTGTGATATTTAACAATGGCTCAATCTTATCTCCACTTTTTACTTCTATAAAATGATAAATATTATCTTTAGTAGCAATAATATCAATTTCACCATATGGAGTATAATAATTTGATGTAATAATCTCAAATCCATTATCTAGCAAATATTCTTTTGCTCTATTTTCTGCAATATTGCCTTTTTGTCTGCTACTAAGTTTATTATTCTTCAATTCTAATCATATATGGTTTATCATGTATAATATCTAGCTTACATAAGTTTGATATAGCTTTTTGAATACTTAATTCATTGCTTTTATGTGTTGATAATAGCAATGTAGCTATGCCATTATTTGAAGTTTTTTGTAAAAGTATTTTTATTGAGATTCCATTATCTCCTAAAATAGATGTGATTTTAGATAATACGCCAGCTTTATCTAAGACATTAATTCTTATATAATATCTACTTTCAATTTTAGATATTGGCTTTATTTTTAATCCACTCTCAAGTGGTTGCTTAAATCCAAGCATAGGTGAATAAGAATCTCTAGCTATTTCTATTAAATCCGATACAACAGAGCTTGCTGTTGCATTTCCACCTGCTCCAGCACCATAATACATAGTTTCTCCAACTTTATCACCAATTACACTTACACCATTCATAACACCTGAAATTTTGCTTATCATTTCATCTTTGTTAATCATCGCAAGATGCACTCTAAGTTCTACTTCATTACCTATCTTTTTGGCAATAGCCAATAATTTTATTGTATATCCAAATTCATTTGCAAAAAATATATCATCTTGATTTATATCACTAATACCTTCAATCAAAATATCTTGTGGCATTGCATTTACACCATATGCAATTGATGCAAGTATTAAAAGTTTATGTGCAGAATCCATGCCATTTATATCAAGTTCTGGATTAGATTCTGCATAGCCTAATTCTTTTGCTTCTTTTAGACATTCATTAAAACTTATATCTTGATTTGTCATTTTTGTGAGGATGTAATTGCAAGTGCCATTTAGGATTCCACGAATACTTGTGATATGATTTGCGCTAAGTCCATCCCTTAAAGCCTTTATTATTGGAATCCCACCAGCAACACTTGCCTCAAATCCAATTGGCGTATCTAATGCAATTTTTTGTAAATCATATCTATGATATGCAAGCATTGCTTTATTTGCAGTCACAAAAGCTTTCTTTTTACTTAGGGCTTTTTTTGCTACTTCAAATGCAACATCAACTCCACCCATCAGCTCAACAACTACATCAATATCATCATCTTCCAAAATATCATTTATATCATTACTAAGTGGAATCTTGATATTTTTATCTGTTTTGCTCATATCGCGCACTACACCTTTTTTGACTATTAGATTTGCACCTGCACGAGCTGATATAATATCTTTATTTTGTTCTAATAATAATACAGTGGCACTTCCAACTACGCCAACACCAATAATTCCAATATTAATATTTTTCAAAAAATACCTTTATTTTTTATTTTTTAAATATTGTTTTATATTTCTTGCTGCCTGTCTTATTCGTTTTTCATTTTCTATGAGTGCGATTCTTACATAACCTTCGCCATTTTCTCCAAAACCGACCCCAGGACTAAAAGCAACCTTTGCTTCTTGTAATATCTCTTTGCAAAACTCTAGACTGCCTAAATGTTTATATTGCTCTGGAATCCCAGCCCAAATAAACATGCTTGCTTTTGGTTTTTTTATATCAAATCCTGTTCCTTTGAAACTATCTATTAAAACTTGCATTCTATTTTCATATTTATTTCTTATATCAACAATACAATCTTGAGGACCATCTAATGCTATTGTGGCAGCTATTTGTGTAGGTGTGTGCATGCCATAATCAATCCAGCTTTTTATTTTTTGCAAGGCTTCTACCATTTTTTTATTTCCGACAACAAATCCTACTCGCCAACCTGCCATATTATATGTTTTAGATAGTGTGTATGTTTCTACTGCTACATCTTTT
This genomic window contains:
- the thiE gene encoding thiamine phosphate synthase produces the protein MRFYAISDEILTPATKLPNMLELAIEGGCKIFQFRNKSAKDSDISTLCLELNDICKKNKVDFILNDRVELAIKLNINGIHIGKDDENISFEVLRKNFSGIIGISCYGDINRALRYQNLGANYVAFGSIFQSKTKQNAKVVNIDILNQAKEMINIPICAIGGINTRNIAKFQNTKLDSNDMIAMINSIWIGDIKSNLKELQNKLAES
- a CDS encoding TIGR01212 family radical SAM protein (This family includes YhcC from E. coli K-12, an uncharacterized radical SAM protein.), with the protein product MKQILTIGRYFKSRYRQMVRKVPISLQGFTCPNIDGSVAKGGCTYCKNETFSPSLLSLEKSNINMNFNLTYNPILDKQVETLKSQFYNYSKSHNDKFGTNKYMLYFQSFSNTYAPYDTLETLYNEGLKLPNVVGLSIGTRTDCIEDRILELLGNYVKNKKEIWLEYGIQSIFDSTLRLINRGHGIAGAKELVQKTRKYGIKVCIHLIYGLPKENNEMMIASLKEVLSWGIDGIKIHPLYIVKDTAIEKMYNANKYEPISLENYADLIVQSLKLIPHNVVVQRISAGAHDDSLVAPKWCFDKNIQMRYIRDRLLENGIAY
- the purF gene encoding amidophosphoribosyltransferase, which produces MDSLNEKCAVVGVFNSNRSATLCYYSLFAMQHRGQESSGISTSNGCNIITQKGEGLVTNVFSDGLQKLVGNISIGHNRYSTAGEDSKCDVQPIFARYSLGQIAVAHNGNLVNTKEVRDKLISKGAIFQSHLDTENLIHLIAQSKAEKLQDRIIEALSHISGAYSFVILSRGKLFAIRDQYGFRPFSLGEVKNEDGTKGYVVASETCAFDLIDAKYIRDINPGEMLIFSLKDDNATFESVQIFPPKPKKCIFEFVYFSRPDSFVFNKCVYEVRKNMGIELAKECKIKADLVIPVPDSGVISAIGYSQESKIPFELGIVRNHYIGRTFIEPTQSNRELKVRLKLNPIKEIIKDKEIIVIDDSIVRGTTSKQIIKILRKAGAKKIHLVVASPQTISPCYYGVDTPDESHLISATKSIEEVRDFINADSLHFLSLDGLYKSIGYEANNGESYCKACFDRQYII
- the dapB gene encoding 4-hydroxy-tetrahydrodipicolinate reductase, which encodes MLGIGIFGATGRIGKLLIEALQKDKEANLSCVYVRNELQYSIPQGVLVTNDISVFLESSDLIIDFSSPEATKLLLDMAIDKVQRPIVIGTTGLDKMQQDLMIVASQKMPILYASNMSKGIVVLNKLAQIVSSTLKDSDIEIVEIHHREKKDSPSGTALRLAKSCAEARDLDINKVRISGRDGMIGKRSKDEIAVMALRGGDVVGRHSVGFYLDGEYIELIHNATSRMTFANGAIDVGKWLIKQKNGFYSIEDALRF
- the trxB gene encoding thioredoxin-disulfide reductase, which encodes MINLAIIGGGPAGLSAGLYATRGGIKDVVLFERGMPGGQITSSSEIENYPGVKDVMSGIDFMQPWQEQCFRFGLVHNMNEVQMVSKNTNHFDIKLSDGSTIQSKAVILCTGGRPKRANIKGEDEFIGRGVSTCATCDGFFYKNKEVAVLGGGDTALEEAIYLTRMCSKVYLIHRRNEFRAVPITVEHVKKNPKIEILTSVIVEEIYGDNSGVTGIRINNLETNEKRELNIPGIFVFVGYDVNTGILKQDDGSMLCKINEMGQVVVDLKMKTSVEGLFAAGDIREASLKQVVIAAGDGATAALSAIEYLQSIG
- the trxA gene encoding thioredoxin, with product MSKYIELNNDNFESITNNGVSLVDFWAPWCGPCKMLNPIIEKLVDEFEGKANICKVNTDEENDLASKFGIRSVPTIIFMKNGEVVAQMIGVTSEQVLRDKINSLL
- a CDS encoding YraN family protein is translated as MKNNKLSSRQKGNIAENRAKEYLLDNGFEIITSNYYTPYGEIDIIATKDNIYHFIEVKSGDKIEPLLNITQKKLERIYKSIDIYLSKNNIDVIYSVDVIRICRDKIDFFSNVSYG
- a CDS encoding homoserine dehydrogenase, producing the protein MKNINIGIIGVGVVGSATVLLLEQNKDIISARAGANLIVKKGVVRDMSKTDKNIKIPLSNDINDILEDDDIDVVVELMGGVDVAFEVAKKALSKKKAFVTANKAMLAYHRYDLQKIALDTPIGFEASVAGGIPIIKALRDGLSANHITSIRGILNGTCNYILTKMTNQDISFNECLKEAKELGYAESNPELDINGMDSAHKLLILASIAYGVNAMPQDILIEGISDINQDDIFFANEFGYTIKLLAIAKKIGNEVELRVHLAMINKDEMISKISGVMNGVSVIGDKVGETMYYGAGAGGNATASSVVSDLIEIARDSYSPMLGFKQPLESGLKIKPISKIESRYYIRINVLDKAGVLSKITSILGDNGISIKILLQKTSNNGIATLLLSTHKSNELSIQKAISNLCKLDIIHDKPYMIRIEE